The sequence TATCATCATCGCTGCTGGTCTCTTTTACAATCATTCCGCTTTTTATCATAAAATTTGCATTTAATAATAAGAGGAAAAGCAGCCGGAGTGAAAATAGAATACTGTTTAGCATATACTCTTTTTTATTGACAAGAATGATCAGGTGGAAAAAACTAAGCATTACTATTTTGATTTTGCTTATAGGTCTTCCGGTTTGGCTAATTCCCAGAAGGATTGAACCACAAAATGGGGAAACATTTCTATCATCAATCTATAATTCGGTTTTTGATTCTGAGCTTTATAGCGATATTAAAAAATATGTCGAGTATGCTTTTGGCGGAAGTATGAATCTATTTTTTAATCATATAAGCAAAGGTGAAATATGGAGCTATGGCGAAGAAACTTATTTGTCCGTCCGACTTAAACTGCCAAATGGAAATGAGATTGAAAGAATCAATTCATTAACAAAGGATTTTGAGAAAGAAATTCTTGCTTACAGAAATAATTTCAAAACGATTACATCCCGTGTGTTAAATGAAGAACTTGCTTACATAAAAATTGATTTTACAGAAAAGCAAAGCCAAACAGCCTTTCCTTATATGCTCAAGAATTATTTAACAGCTTATGCAGTTCAGTTGGGTGGACTTGAAGTATCCGTAATGGGTTTTGGTCCAGGTTTTTATAGCGGCGGTGGTTACGCATCTTCATCCTTTGGTGTTAAGATAATGGGATTTAATTACGAAAGAGTAAAAAAGATTGCTGAAGATTTTTCGTCATTAATTAAACAGAATCCAAGGGTTGATAACATTGATATTGATAAGTCCTCTTTGTGGGGATTTGATCCTGAAACCTACGAGATAGCCGCTTTAGTTAATAGAGATAATTTACTCAGGTATAATATTACAATAGATAAGCTGCTTGAAACAATTGCAAAAAATACAAGCGGTAACCTTTCATTCAGCAGGTTTAGGATGGGTAATGAAGAAGTCAATTACGAAATAAAGTTTTCAAACTACAAAAATATTCAGCTTGATGAACTGGAAAACCTGATAACAATAAATCAAAAAGGGGATAATTCCAAAATTAAAGATGTGATTGAGTTTCAGGAACGGAAGGTTATCTCATCAATTAATCGCGAAGAAAGACAATATGTAAGATATGTTACATTTGAGTATAAGGGACCATATATGTATGGGAATGAATTTGTTGAAAAAACAATTTCCCGGGTTAGAGTTCCGGAAGGATATAAAGTAGTAAAGGAAGGATTCGCCTTTTTTATGAACGAAGAGGAAGAACTTGAAATTTGGAAAATATTAGTTGCATCTGTAATACTCATTTTTATGATTTCTGCCGGACTATTTGAGTCATTTAAAAAACCATTCCTAGTTTTGTTTGCAGTACCGTTTGCATTTATCGGCACTGTTTTTTTGTTTTACTTTGGTGATTATTCAATGGATCGAGGAGCTTATGCCGGAATTCTTTTACTTATCGGTCTGTCGGTTAACAACTCAATTATTTTAATTGATTACATTTCAAAACATATAAAAAACAAAGATCCGGAAGAGATAATTAAATTTAGTTATGCCAGAATAAGACCAATCTTTACAACTACTGTAACTACAGCTGCTGCACTGCTTCCTTTAATATTAAGTTCTAAAGACGGTTTCTGGAAAAGTTTAAGTCTTAGCGTTGCCGGAGGAATTACATTATCGGCAATTATTGTTGTTATTTATTTGCCAGTTTTGTATACCCTTTTGATTAAGAAAAGTTGGAATTGATAAATAAAAACAATAATAAATAACAACATATAAATTTACAACTACTGATAACAACAAAATAATTCTTGTTACTACACCACCAAAATAAATTTTCATCTTTCGCTATCCTTTTTTATTGCCTGGGAGAATTGAAAGTAATATTCTTTTTTTTTATAAGTTTTCCTATTGTTGTTTTTGAAAGATATGGAAATGACATCTAAAGAAATTCATCACTATTTTCTTTAGCTCAGTCTGTGGTTTTAAGACAAATAAATGTTTTGTTAAACTTTTTACTTACCAATTGATGTTATAGGATAAACTAAAATATCACTTGGAACAATAAATGAACCGACTTCAATATGAAACATCGCCATATTTACTTCAACACAAAGATAATCCGGTAGATTGGTACCCGTGGGGTGAAGAAGCTTTTCAAAAAGCAGTGTTAGAAGATAAACCCATTTTGCTTAGTATTGGTTACAGCGCGTGCCATTGGTGCCATGTAATGGCGCACGAAAGTTTCGAGAATCAAAAGATTGCAGGACTGATGAATGAGAATTTTATTAATATAAAAGTTGATAGGGAAGAACGCCCCGATGTAGATAATATTTATATGAACTTCGTGCAGCTTTCTACAGGGGGTGGTGGCTGGCCCTTAACAGTTTTTCTTACACCGGCTTTAATTCCATTTTTTGGCGGCACCTATTTTCCTCCTGATAATAAATTTGGAAGACCTGGTTTTCCAAAGGTCCTGGAAAGTATAATATATTCTTATCGGAATAAAAAAGATGAGATCCTTTTGCAAAAGGAAGAAATTCTTTCTGCATTAAATAGCTCATCAAATATTACTAAAAGTTATTCAGAATTTACTAAACTGGAATTTGATAAATCATTTGCAAATCTTTTAAATAATTATGATGAAGAATTTGGTGGATTTGGTTCTGCTCCAAAATTTCCTCATTCAATGTCGTTGATGTTTCTGTTGAATTATTATGTGAAAACTGGAAATCAATCCGCATTGGAGATTGTTGAAAACAGTCTAGAAAAAATGGCTCGGGGTGGCATGTATGATCAATTAGGCGGTGGCTTCCATAGATATTCTACTGTTAAAAATTGGCTAATCCCTCACTTCGAGAAAATGCTGTATGATAATGCTTTGTTATCCAGGCTTTATCTGGATGCATTTAGATTGACAAAGAATAAATTCCACCTACAAATAGCTGAGGATGTTTTAGAATATATCCTTCGAGAAATGACTGATCCTTCAGGTAGATTTTATTCAGCACAAGATGCTGATTCCGAAGGTGAAGAAGGTAAATATTTTATATGGGAATTTGATGAGTTAAAGAAGCTGTTGGATGAGCAAGAATTTTCTTTGGTTGTAAAATATTTTGGAATATCTACCGAAGGAAATTTTGATGGAATGAATATTCTAACTTTGAATAATATGATTGATGAATTACCTGTTGAATTGAATTTGGAGGAGAATGTTTTAGTTGAGAAGATAACCTCAATAAGAAAAAAAATTTTTGCAGAAAGGGAAAAGAGAGTTAAACCTGGTTTGGATGATAAAATTCTAACAAGTTGGAATGCATTAATGATCCCACCATTTTGCATTGCTTATGGTGCAACTGGAAAGGATATATATAAACAGGCAGCAGAAAGAAATGCTGAAGCGATATGGAGTACGTGTTTTAAAGAAGAGATTATTTATCATTCCTTTAAAATAGGAAAGACAAAGCAGGAAGGTTTTCTTGATGATTACAGTTTTACTGTTGAAGCTTTCATTTCTCTTTATTCAATAACTTTTAATGAACTTTGGCTTGAACGGGCAAACAAAATTCTGCAGCTTTCAATAAAATATTTTTACGATGATGTAAACTATGATTTCTATTTTACTTCCTTTCATTCAAAAAATCTTATTGTACGCACTAAAGAAAATTATGATAACGCCACTCCATCTGGGGCTTCATCCCTGGTTAATTCATTATTGCAAATGGCAATATATATGAACAATCCAGTATACTCTGAAATAGCACATAAATATATTTCTAAATTTCATGATGTTATCATCAAGCATCCATTAAGTTTTTCCTATGTACTAAACGCTGCTTATTTTGATTTCAATAAACCGAAAGAGATTGCATTGATTTGTCAAAATCACTTATCGCAGAAGAAATTCATTCAGGACTTTTATAATGAGTATTATCCATTCGCAATAATATCTTCCAAAATTGATAGTGCTGAATCAGCTTTAGAATTATTAAATGGCAAAGAATTGATTGAAGGAAAAGATGCAATTTATGTATGCGAAAATTTCACATGCAAAGAACCTATTTCAACTTTTGATGAAATGAAAAAATTGATGAAGTAAGATCAAGGTTTGTTAATGAAAAATTTATTAAACCCAAACAATATTCTGGAGTAAAATAATTTGGTTATATTCCAGAAAGAATCAGTATAAATATTATAAAGTCAAATCAATTTATTTTATCAGACTCATCTTTCCGTATAAGCGATTTTCTCCAAATCTAAGAACATAATAATAAATGCCGCTTGATAGTGAACTACCATCAAAGTGAACTTCATACTTTCCGGCAGGTTTCGACTCATTCACTAAAATAGCAATTTCGTTTCCTATAACATCATAAACTTTAAGCTGAACAATTTTATTTCCTGTCTCTGTATTTGGAATTGTATATGTTATTGTTGTAGTTGGATTAAATGGATTTGGAAAATTCTGGAACAATTGAAACCGAGTTGGCTGAAGTTGTTTTATTTTTTCTTGTATGAAATTTTCTTTTCCGATAAATAAACTAAATTCGCAATTTACCAGGTTTGGCAATAGCTCAACCTGGTTTATTTCCTTAAGATTGTAAAATCGGTTTTGTTTTATATCCATTAATAAAACTTCGTATTCATTAAAATAAGCAACACCTTCAATGCTTAAAGTGGCAGGCTTCTTAGTTTCGTTTTTAATTTTTATTTCAAATTGTTGACCTTCACCAACTTCTTGCCTACTGTCAACCAATAATTGTTTATAAGACGTTGAAAGTTCATCATTATAAATAGTAATATTTTGTTCTTCAAAATTTCCAGGAGGAGCAAAAATATCATATGCATCCAAACCATTTTTACACTTTTCAATAAAATTAATTTCAGCAGCTTTTTCTACTTTACTACTTGAACTTAAAACTAATCTAAGTGAATTTGTTGTTGCTCGTTTAGCATAAATATTTGGACTTGCAGCTCCGTTAGGAATAATGCCAGTATTGAAAGGAATTTTTAGAGATGATAAATTACCGGAATTAATAAAGTAATATCCTTTATAAGGTTCTAAATTTGTAGCTTGAGTGTAATTTCCATTAGAGAAGGAATAAATTGGTTGGCTAACTGTTGGATTCAGGGTTTGTACTTGCTGCCAGGTTGTAATTGTAAAAAACGGATGTGAGATTAAATTCCAACCAGAGTGTAAAGGAATAGAATAATAATTATCAGTAAGAGAAACTTTGGTTACTTGTTTATTAATGGTAATTGTGTTTTTACTAAGTAACCAAAACGCTCTACCCGGTTGAAAGTTAAAAGTATTAGTACCATCATAATTTATAAAATAGTTTCCTTGTACTGCGCCATTATCCCAATATGCAGTCCAATCAGTACCAGCTGTACCCGTAATCATTTGTGCTAAAGGTAAGTTTACATCACCAGGTAATCCTACCATCTGGTAACTACTGTTTTTAGTCGGATCCCCAAAAGTAATGTTTGTAGAAAGATTAATATTATTTGGCGAACCAGTTGGATTAACACTTTTGAAAACTCCATTTTGTGTTCCAGCCCAAAGATATTCATTTTTGTCAATGGAAAGGAAATAAATGCTGCTGTCTGATAAACCTGTACTAATATTTGCCCAACTATTCCCATTATCAGTTGATCTAAAGACACCATTCCCCGGTGTACCAGCAAAAATATTTCCATCCGCATTAATTGCAAGCGACCAGATTGTAATTGCATTAAGTCCATTATTAATTTGTGCCCAGCTATTTCCGTTATCTAAGGAACGATAGGCTCCTCCGTGAGAGGTACCGGCGAAGATATGACCTGATTTATTATAAGCTAAAGCCCAAATTGTAGTGTCTGGAAGTCCATTTTTTAGTTGCGTCCAGCTTGTTCCACTATCGGTTGATCTAAAAATTCCGAAATTATATGTTCCAATAAAAAGGTGTCCAGCTTGATTTTTAGTAAAAGCCCACATTTGAGAGGGAGGAACAGTGTAACATTTTCTTATCCAGGTGTCACCATTATCTGAAGATTGGTATAATTCACCTTGTGAATTTGCGTAATAAATAAATCCATCTGATGCTACATTAACATAATAAATTTTATATGTAACTAAAGAAACAGATATCCACGTTGCACCATCATCAGTAGAACGGTTTACACCATTATCTGATGTTCCCGCAAATAATACTCCATTTGTGGTTACAGCAACTGACCAAACTACATTGGTTAGATTCGTAAGTACCCAGGTAAATCCATCATCAGTTGAGCGGTACATTCCTTGATTTGTTCCGGCAAAAATATGGCCATTTGGAGCTACTACAACAGAATTAGTTGCTGTACTAAATGGTCCACTTGATGCACGCCAGTAATCCTGCCCAAACGTTTGGATTTGAAATATGAATATTGCAGCAATCAGATTAAATAGTAAGATTTTATTTTTCATAATCATTCAAAATAAATTGAAGAAATCATTTTTTAATAAATAAAAATTCTCCGCCTTCATCACCAGTGTTTTTTATTGGTTGAAAATTAGGGCGCTGTTCAGAATTGTTAGTAACCGGAATTTTAATTTCACTAAATAGTTGTCCGGCAGCAAAATATTTGGAAGAGTTTTCTTTTAAAGCTTTCAATAAATAATATGTAAAAACTGAATGACCATCTCTTCCTCCATCTGTAACAGGTTCAATACCACCGGATGTTAATGCAGTTCTGGAAGCCTTCCTGTAAACTTCTTTAAAGTATCTGTCAGTATTCTCAAAAGTCATATTTTCAGTTCTTCCTTTAAATATATCTCCACTAAAACATGCATCAGCAATTAAAAGAGTATGCCGCGATGCTATTCCGTTTAGATGAGTTTGAATATCCGGATTGGAAATATAGTCCACGGTAGATTGTGTAGTAGCATCAATAGGAACCCAATATCCCCGGTTTTGATTTTGTTTGAACTCCCCGTGTCCTGAGTAAAAAATCAGAACATTATCATCATTTTTAACATTGTCTTCTAACCACTCTATCTTTTGTATAATATTTTTTCTGGTGGCTTGATCTTCGTATAAAGTAATTATTTCATCAAATACATATTCTTCTTTTAATAATTTTTCAACAGCTTTTGCATCATTAACAGCGTTGTTCAATTCTTGCCAAGCACCATGGTATTTATTAATGCCAATAATTAACGCATAGAACTTTCCACGTTCAATTAAATCTTCAATTTTTCGCGAAATAAAAAGTGTATCCAAAGCTATATTGGATTTGAAATCTGTTGCTTTCACAATTATCCGGTTACGCCCAACATCTAAAAACATATCAATGGAAAATTCACCAGAACTGGTAAGATCGGCTTTTCTATTATTCACGGTTACTTCTCTAATACCACTTTCGTCTGTTGCTAATCCCCGGATTTTAATCACTTCATTTTTATGAATAGTTTCCGTACCACGGGATGCATAAGGTTCCAGGATTCTAATAGTTGGACCTTCAACATCACCAAGTTGTGTTACGGTAAAAGACTTTTCAGCAGTTCTGCCGGATTTATTTTTTGCTTTAATTGAAATAATATTTATTCCATCATTTAGAAAAATGTTAGAAATATATTCTGAACCTTCCAAAAAGGTGGCTTTACTATTATTTATTTTAACTTCGTTTATGCCATCTTCATCTTCTATTTTAACTCTTACTGCAAGACTTTTTTCATTTATTTTCAAATCGGTACCTTCAGATAATACTGGTTCTATCAAAGTTATTGAAGGTCCTCTTAGATCAACTTTATAAGTGATTGCCAAATCTGTTTGAGAAATATTTCCATTTTTATCTTTGGCTTTTATTGAAACTGAATTTATCCCTTCCAATAAATTTAAATCGTAAGAATAAATTTCGTTTTTAGAAGTAATTTTTTTATTGTTAACTGTTACTTCTTTTATACCACCTTCATCTTCTATTTTTGATTTTATTGTTATCTTTTTTTGGGAAGTTGTTATTTCGTTTCCTTCCATTAATGTCGGTTCCAGCAATATAATGGTTGGTCCTATCTTATCCACCTTACTTAAAACATAAAATGTTGAGTAAGATGTATTCATAGAATTATCAATAGTTGAGATTGTTATATCATTTACACCTTTCTTCAGGTTTAATGTAAAGTTATACTCCAGATTATTTAACTTATTGGCGCTGTAACCATTAATTTTAATTTCCTTAATGTTGCTATTTTCCGCAGCTTTTAACTTGATAGATACAACCCCATCCTTTATAAAAATAGTATCCTTTTCTTTAACTTTTGGTTCAATTATGCTAATTATAGGAATTTTTTGATCAGGAATAATCTGTTTTTCTATATCAGCTTTCTTTTTAAAAATTATTTTGCCCGGTTTAGATGTACCAGTTATTTGACCAAAAGTATTTAGGCATAAAATCAAAGTTAAAAGAATTATTTTCGTTTTCATGTTCAGTCCTCAAACATTTAAATATTATTCTTATATAATTTTACGGTCTACCCGGTGGAAGAGGAAATCCGGAATTATTAGGTGGATTAGAATTATTGTCTTTACCTTTTAATAAAATGATTGCTGCCGCAGTACCTCCACCAAGTAATACTGCTCCACCTACATAATAGTACCACGAAGTTCCTTCCGTAACTAAAGAAACAGTAAATTCAAAAATAAAATCATCGGCTTCAGAAAATTTAGAAATTTCATCCTGCTCAGATTCATTAACGCTCCAAATGATGGTTCTTTTTCCAGAAGCGTATTTACCTGTACCAATATCACCAGATAGTGAAGTGGGCTCTATTGAAAAATTTGGTTCGCTTTTTCTTTTTAGTATCAAATCACTTATTTCATATTCTTTAAGTGGATCACCTTTCAATTCGTAATAGATATAAATTTTATTTTCTTTTTGTTCGAAATATGAATCAATTTTTTCTTGTGCATTTACTGAATTAATAATTGCCAGAATTAAAAGTATGGGAAGGAGTAAGTATTTAATACAATTTTTCATGTTTTTCCCTGGATATTTATTATCACTTCTAATAGAACTTATTATAATTTATTAAAGATGTTCAATCTCTACAAGAACCGGAACAACTGTTTTACCTTTGCTTCTGGCAGAAAATTTTATCTCCCGGTCATACTTGAATTCAATATTACCTACATCTACAAAGCTACTTTTAAGTACTTTATTCAATCTTTCCCAAAATAATCCTTTTTCATTTTCAATTCGCTTTAAAATGTTTTCAATTTCCAAACTTTCTTTTGAATAAAGAAAGCAGTAATAAGTTTTTCCTCTAGTTGTATCCAGCAAGTTCCAAGTATCCTCATCTGGAATTGCAACGTTATTTTGTCTGTAAGGAAGATATGCGAGCACTCTTTCTGCATTTGGAAAAATTTTATATGTCTTATAAGTTAGATCCGAACTGAATGCATAAACGTAAGCAGGTTCGTTATTAGTAATTCTTAATTCAAACAATGATCCAGAATAATAAGGTTCTTCCATAACAAAATATTGTCCGTTAAATTTAGACTTCATCTCTTTGCCATTACTTTCCATAAACTGAAGGGAGCCAGAAAGGTCAACTGCATTTGAATCAATGTTTCGTTTATCAATAACTTCATAAGCCAACATATAAAAGATTTTAAAATCAGAATATTTCATCCATGCATAGCCATTATTTCCCCAGTTTTTACCCCAGCTATTTATTATTTCTAAAGCTCCACCAAATTTATTGTTATC is a genomic window of Ignavibacteriales bacterium containing:
- a CDS encoding thioredoxin domain-containing protein; translation: MNRLQYETSPYLLQHKDNPVDWYPWGEEAFQKAVLEDKPILLSIGYSACHWCHVMAHESFENQKIAGLMNENFINIKVDREERPDVDNIYMNFVQLSTGGGGWPLTVFLTPALIPFFGGTYFPPDNKFGRPGFPKVLESIIYSYRNKKDEILLQKEEILSALNSSSNITKSYSEFTKLEFDKSFANLLNNYDEEFGGFGSAPKFPHSMSLMFLLNYYVKTGNQSALEIVENSLEKMARGGMYDQLGGGFHRYSTVKNWLIPHFEKMLYDNALLSRLYLDAFRLTKNKFHLQIAEDVLEYILREMTDPSGRFYSAQDADSEGEEGKYFIWEFDELKKLLDEQEFSLVVKYFGISTEGNFDGMNILTLNNMIDELPVELNLEENVLVEKITSIRKKIFAEREKRVKPGLDDKILTSWNALMIPPFCIAYGATGKDIYKQAAERNAEAIWSTCFKEEIIYHSFKIGKTKQEGFLDDYSFTVEAFISLYSITFNELWLERANKILQLSIKYFYDDVNYDFYFTSFHSKNLIVRTKENYDNATPSGASSLVNSLLQMAIYMNNPVYSEIAHKYISKFHDVIIKHPLSFSYVLNAAYFDFNKPKEIALICQNHLSQKKFIQDFYNEYYPFAIISSKIDSAESALELLNGKELIEGKDAIYVCENFTCKEPISTFDEMKKLMK
- a CDS encoding C1 family peptidase, which encodes MKKTIPILLLILTSIVAQDRGMGLLLDEALYKNAPRAAKLMRGDYENLPNSVSLKQYTPTPSDQGPYSTCAGWASSYYARTILEAMKQGWNKQTIDKNTFSPSFIYNQIRKSDDCYGGTSLDEALDILKNVGDVKFSDFGYNCKKEVNDEDRKTANDYKIIEYRFLAYKDTVNIIKYVKKSLAEGKPVVIGIECPPSFASVKGELWTPAPSEYKSWKERGHALTIISYDNNKFGGALEIINSWGKNWGNNGYAWMKYSDFKIFYMLAYEVIDKRNIDSNAVDLSGSLQFMESNGKEMKSKFNGQYFVMEEPYYSGSLFELRITNNEPAYVYAFSSDLTYKTYKIFPNAERVLAYLPYRQNNVAIPDEDTWNLLDTTRGKTYYCFLYSKESLEIENILKRIENEKGLFWERLNKVLKSSFVDVGNIEFKYDREIKFSARSKGKTVVPVLVEIEHL
- a CDS encoding T9SS type A sorting domain-containing protein → MKNKILLFNLIAAIFIFQIQTFGQDYWRASSGPFSTATNSVVVAPNGHIFAGTNQGMYRSTDDGFTWVLTNLTNVVWSVAVTTNGVLFAGTSDNGVNRSTDDGATWISVSLVTYKIYYVNVASDGFIYYANSQGELYQSSDNGDTWIRKCYTVPPSQMWAFTKNQAGHLFIGTYNFGIFRSTDSGTSWTQLKNGLPDTTIWALAYNKSGHIFAGTSHGGAYRSLDNGNSWAQINNGLNAITIWSLAINADGNIFAGTPGNGVFRSTDNGNSWANISTGLSDSSIYFLSIDKNEYLWAGTQNGVFKSVNPTGSPNNINLSTNITFGDPTKNSSYQMVGLPGDVNLPLAQMITGTAGTDWTAYWDNGAVQGNYFINYDGTNTFNFQPGRAFWLLSKNTITINKQVTKVSLTDNYYSIPLHSGWNLISHPFFTITTWQQVQTLNPTVSQPIYSFSNGNYTQATNLEPYKGYYFINSGNLSSLKIPFNTGIIPNGAASPNIYAKRATTNSLRLVLSSSSKVEKAAEINFIEKCKNGLDAYDIFAPPGNFEEQNITIYNDELSTSYKQLLVDSRQEVGEGQQFEIKIKNETKKPATLSIEGVAYFNEYEVLLMDIKQNRFYNLKEINQVELLPNLVNCEFSLFIGKENFIQEKIKQLQPTRFQLFQNFPNPFNPTTTITYTIPNTETGNKIVQLKVYDVIGNEIAILVNESKPAGKYEVHFDGSSLSSGIYYYVLRFGENRLYGKMSLIK
- a CDS encoding caspase family protein, translating into MKTKIILLTLILCLNTFGQITGTSKPGKIIFKKKADIEKQIIPDQKIPIISIIEPKVKEKDTIFIKDGVVSIKLKAAENSNIKEIKINGYSANKLNNLEYNFTLNLKKGVNDITISTIDNSMNTSYSTFYVLSKVDKIGPTIILLEPTLMEGNEITTSQKKITIKSKIEDEGGIKEVTVNNKKITSKNEIYSYDLNLLEGINSVSIKAKDKNGNISQTDLAITYKVDLRGPSITLIEPVLSEGTDLKINEKSLAVRVKIEDEDGINEVKINNSKATFLEGSEYISNIFLNDGINIISIKAKNKSGRTAEKSFTVTQLGDVEGPTIRILEPYASRGTETIHKNEVIKIRGLATDESGIREVTVNNRKADLTSSGEFSIDMFLDVGRNRIIVKATDFKSNIALDTLFISRKIEDLIERGKFYALIIGINKYHGAWQELNNAVNDAKAVEKLLKEEYVFDEIITLYEDQATRKNIIQKIEWLEDNVKNDDNVLIFYSGHGEFKQNQNRGYWVPIDATTQSTVDYISNPDIQTHLNGIASRHTLLIADACFSGDIFKGRTENMTFENTDRYFKEVYRKASRTALTSGGIEPVTDGGRDGHSVFTYYLLKALKENSSKYFAAGQLFSEIKIPVTNNSEQRPNFQPIKNTGDEGGEFLFIKK
- a CDS encoding efflux RND transporter permease subunit → MKKLIYTFLYRPVTTGMFLLCVIVLGISAVYNIPVELTPQVEFPRLSVSANWQGVSPEAVEAFLTSPLEASLSTVRGVKKITSRSSEGSCYIDLEFHPATNMDFARIEINEKLGAIKDELPYGISTPKISPYVPNDFRELQGFLTYTVSANRSANEIRKLVLENIRNNLLSIDGISDVSISGGNERQINITIDYERTKSLGITNEEISTAVFEAEKILSAGKIRFSNFQYSIRIFNTIENLKVLEDQPVKVLANGSVIRIKDIGKVIDGYEEPTSYYRINGKESVTLEISKEPGANTIETANLVFERLETIKKMLPVDYVISKEIDKSERIRDELNELYSNAFYSFIIIIVVLFLIFRQIRYSFIIILSIIFSLLFSFLLFYVFGISINILTLSSITLGFGLIVDNSIVVVDYIDRKYKGQNLKRLSVTIKEIFFPVFASTLTTVAVFIPLVFLTGELKLYFSQFALATVFTVSSSLLVSFTIIPLFIIKFAFNNKRKSSRSENRILFSIYSFLLTRMIRWKKLSITILILLIGLPVWLIPRRIEPQNGETFLSSIYNSVFDSELYSDIKKYVEYAFGGSMNLFFNHISKGEIWSYGEETYLSVRLKLPNGNEIERINSLTKDFEKEILAYRNNFKTITSRVLNEELAYIKIDFTEKQSQTAFPYMLKNYLTAYAVQLGGLEVSVMGFGPGFYSGGGYASSSFGVKIMGFNYERVKKIAEDFSSLIKQNPRVDNIDIDKSSLWGFDPETYEIAALVNRDNLLRYNITIDKLLETIAKNTSGNLSFSRFRMGNEEVNYEIKFSNYKNIQLDELENLITINQKGDNSKIKDVIEFQERKVISSINREERQYVRYVTFEYKGPYMYGNEFVEKTISRVRVPEGYKVVKEGFAFFMNEEEELEIWKILVASVILIFMISAGLFESFKKPFLVLFAVPFAFIGTVFLFYFGDYSMDRGAYAGILLLIGLSVNNSIILIDYISKHIKNKDPEEIIKFSYARIRPIFTTTVTTAAALLPLILSSKDGFWKSLSLSVAGGITLSAIIVVIYLPVLYTLLIKKSWN